The DNA window TGGCAGAGCACGCATTTCAGCTTCCCTCTTCTTTACCGGACAAAATGTCTTATATTTATACCTATTCTACTAGAGACGGATAAGCTCCTACAGTAACTATTTTACTTTTGCCCAGCCGAATGGCTCGCACGGCCTTAAGAATTGAGCGTTTGCCGTACGCGCCGTCCGGTCCGGTCACCGCAGGTAGCCTAGTCACTGCCTGCGGTGGCCTAGCATCGATTGGCATCAGTCCCATCGGACTGGGAAGCGCTGAGTTCCGTATGACCGTATCGTATCGTCATGATTATGCTATGCAAGCTAGCTGTGCCGCTTCTTCCCGGGCGTCTGGTTCCCGTTTCCGAGGGCGCGCGGTGGCGAGAACCAAGGATCGGAGCCGGACAGAAGCGGAGAGCTCCACCATTGGATGCGTGTATGTTTTTTTTTCGCCCAACACAAAAGAGAGGTGAGATCAGCGGCAGCCAAGCACCAGTTTGGTCTTGGCCAGAACCGCACGACCACCCCCGAGCTCACTCCATTCTACACGCCTCAGCTCACTCCCctcgccgcccggcctcccatGCTTAGCGCCTAGCGCTGCCCTCGCCGCGCCGTCCCTCCCGCTCCCGGTCGACAATGCACCACGCCTCCGACGCCGCCTCcttcctctccgccgccaccagcgCGGATGGGAGCTTGGAGCAGCAGCGGCAGCTTGTGCGTGGAGCCGCGTCATCGTCGCCGCGTGGCACGGGGGCCGCCGGGATCATCAGGTACCAGGACTGCTGGCTCCTGGCCAAGGCGGGCTGCGCGCACCCTCGCTGCCGCCACTGCTGCGGCGGCCGCGGCTTCGCCTGCCCCGCCCACGTGAGGCCCTCCTGCTCCGACACTCCCGCGTTCCCGTGCAGCGAGCACCACCAGCGGACGCTCACCTCGACCGCGGCAGTCGCGCCCCTCCGCAATCCCCACaagcgcccgcgcccgcgcccgcccccgcgcgcgccagcCGCCACCCCCACCACATCGTCCGGTTGGTACATGTACACCACACACCTAGCCGGCCGCATTGGCTCGTCCTACTCTTGCTAACTCTTGTCCCGCACTCTTCTTGCTCCGCTGTGCGCGCGCAGTTGATCAGccgacgacggcggcgccggggagTTTCGCGCGTGAGGAGGTGAGCTTGGACGCCGTGTTCCGCCGCGTGCGGCTGGGGCCCGATGGTGCGGAGGTCGCGTACCACGCCACCGTCACCATCTGCGGGCGCGTGTTCAGGGGAGTCCTGTACGACGTCggctctcgccgccgccgccgcagcagcacgGCGTCCACGGACACGGCTGGGAGCAGCGACGGGTCATCGCGGAgcaccgccggcggcggcctggaTCTAACGCTGAGGCTGTGAGGCGCGCGGCGGATTCAAGCCACGCCATTTTGCCATATGATACTAGTAGTACTAGTAGCTAGCATCATCGTGGCATTGGCATCCTCCTCTTTTGCATGCATGTCGCTCGATCGCTATCTTGCTTTCTATCGATTACTGGCAGGAATGGATAGAAAGGGAGATAGGATTATGCTGGCGAGTGGCGATTCCTTTGTAGTAATTTGCGATGAGCACCTGCAATAGCAGTTTTGTCAAGTGCAGAGGGTGGAAACGGGAGAGAATTCAGTTTGCATGTGATTTCGATAGACTTTCATTATTGATCTAGGTAAAGGTGCTGTGGTTACATGCGTAATGCGCCATCACTGTTTGAGAACTGTGTAAACGAAATTGTTCACTTTATCTCAGAATAGTGTAACTCGATCGAGGGGCAATCAGCACCAAGCTATCAACCTACAACCAGAAGAGATTCAGTATAGAGCACAAGTAGGATAGGAGACGCTGGACGCCGGGAACCTCAAGCCCTGCCCAGGCACTTCGGCCGCGGCTTTCCCTGCAGGCTGCAGGGGCCGGGCCGGGCAATCGTGGAGCAGCTTCCATCTCCCGTTCCAAGGTTGCAGCTGCCCACATACGGTAGTCGCAGAGTCAAGTCCGCTCCACCCATGTTCAAATAGCAACCGGCCGTAGCCGATCCGGCGTATCCCGGCGATCGACGGATTGGAGGCGGGACTCATCGCTGGTGGAGAAAGGATGACGCCTGGCCTCGATCCATCTATCGCCAGGATACGCATTGAAGCCCCACCTCCAGTTCCCGGGAAGCTTTTGTACGGGACCAGTTGCCAACTTGAATCCGGTCtgcagaagaagaaaaaaacttCAGATTGTGTTCTAATTTGTAGATATCGTCATCTAAATTCGTAAGTTCTTTTTTACCCCTGAACTTCAATTATGTTGTGCGTTGGGCTCCCTCACTGAATGTGCAGCATCACTCATCAGCCCTGTCCCGGGGTAAAAATGGGAAAAATGCTAAACAAGGTACCTGTATAATTTATATCAGTAAATATTTGTCACCTTCTCTAGATCATAATTAGGTTCTTCTCGAATGGCGTTTATACAGTTTACAACAGACCAAAGTGTATATTGGAGGCAGTTGCATCGTCCATATAGTTGGTTCCCTCTTTTACAGATGACGGTGATACACTGCAAATCTTCAGTTTAAGATCACGGGCCTAGCGAGCGTTTTCTTATTAGCTCTGCTATGTTCACTTCATCATATTTCTGAAGGAGCAAACAAAAGCTAAGTGGGTATCGAAAAGAAGAAAATCAGAAAAAGATGTGTATAGATCAGGTTTGGCCCACCAAGAAACAACCAATCTCTCAGCCCGCTTACGGGCCACATGAAGAAGGACAAATGGGCTGGTCCGTGGTGTGGTCGTGGTGACGCCCCAGCGTTAGCAAAGCTAGCTTGCGGCCTTACGGGGGGTGTGCGTGGCGCGCCGCTCGCTTCGAGACTTGTGAGCTTGCCAGTGGCTGTGGTGGCACGCCGGCACGCTTTGTTCGATTAACCTGCCGACCTGATCTCTGATACCAGAAGAGGCCAACTAAAAGACGTTCCCGTCCAAATCGGACCAAACTACACAGATTAGTAACCAGGCAACTCTTGAGACATGGATCTAATCACAAAAACATCACTCAATTTCAAAGCAGAAGTTTATTTTGTCTTAGGAAATTTCACGATAACACTCTGGGCAAGAGAGCATTGGCACAAACTTGATCTTCACTTGACCAACAATGCTTATTGTATCAAACTGCACAGAAATGGGCATGTCTCTGGACATTCTTCACAATTCACACCTTGCATCCACAGCAAGTGGACCTCTATCCGGAACATCAAACAAGATGGCTAGTTACAAGGTTTTGCAGCAAAGACGTGCTACGGAAGAGATACATACATATCTCATCTTTGACCTGAAATAAAGTATGCCAGTGTATTTTCTAACGCCTAATGACAAACCCTAAGTCGTAGGTCCTGTGCCTAACCTATGAAAAGAACAGAGTTAGCCTATACATACATATATCGTACAAGCTTTAGCAAATATACAAGGCAAACAGTACTCAGTGTGATTGCTTCCAACTCTTCAGCAAAATCTGACACTGACGATCAGGATATCTGCAGTGCGGTAGTCACCTGTGGTGGCTGCACCCCTAGCTTCCTTGGATGCTATGATCTTGACGAACAAACTGGCCCTTGACCCGTGGACGCTGCTCTGCGAGTAATTTCCTGCTCTGGTACCGAACCTGCAAATGCGTGTGAAGGTGTAAACCAAACCTCCTAGTAGGTGACATCAATAATTGGATTTAAATGATAATGTGCAATTAGTTGCCTACCTTCTTCTCAAAGCACCTATCCTTCCTCTTTAGCCGGAATTTGTTCAGTGCAGCCTCTCGCTGGCTCAGGTGACGTGAACCTTCAGCACTTGGGGTTTCAGGAACACCCTTAAATGTGTTGGACGATTCAGTAGGGGCAGGGATCCGGTTGGAATTGCTGTCACAGCCGCTGACGCTGAGAGAGTTTCTAGCGCTGTCAAGCACGGTGCTAGTTCCGCTTTCACCAGTCATAGGAGAAACATTCCGTGCCTCATCTTTAGGAATTTCAACGCGTAGTTGCTTCCCATTGGAACTAGGATGACTTATGTGAGATTGTGCCTCTGTGTTTTCAACTGGCTTAGGGCCCATTTCATTTGGCTCATTCTGTTGTGACTTCTGCTGCACCGAGGTTGCTTGTGGGGTTGATTCTTGCCACATGGATGTTTTGCTATTCCAAATGGGAGGAGCGGACTGTGAGTAGAATAGGGATGCCACTGGTGTGCCATTCCAGAATGGCTGCCCATCAAATGTGAGACCTTGAACAGGGACAGGAAATGGTACAACTCTAATAGGACGATTTGTTCCAGTAATGTCATGAGAGGGGGCTGCTGAATCTCCATTTTTGTTTTCCACGTCCGCTTGTGTTTCTGAGGTGCTACATAACTGACCATCGCCAGCATTTCCTAATGTGGACGCAGTCCTACAGTTATACCTGTCAACAAGATATTTCCAACTGTAAGATCTCATATTTTTACTCTTGTGGAACTGTGAAAGCAACAAATCATGCAGTAAGTTACAGTAATAAGGGAACTTGAAGTTCCATATCAAAGTTTGTGTTGTGGCTACAATAGTTTGGCCTTTTATGCTTCAAGATCATATCATGGCAAGTTAATGTTAACAGTAGTctcttagacaggttcggaaaAGAAATGATGAAATGCTAAAATGATCAGAAAAAATTCTGTTAACCTATATGTGCACTAGTACCAAAACAGTTCTGACATGAAAATAGCCACCAGACTTGTGTTCTGACCTGTAACTAGACATGAGCTACTTTACAGCTGCTTTTAGAATgaaaaaagaattgttaataTGACAAGCCTAAGAAAGGATCACTTACAAGGAAAATGCAGACGAAGTAGAATGGTTGAGCGTTCTTCTATCATTTTTCTCCTGGTTCTCTAATTTACCATAGTCAGTTCTTCTGAGAGAGAGTTCCAACTGGTGTGCTGGGATGGAGCCCTTCTCATCATTTCCTATAGATGTTGTTCTCATAGTATCCACCTCCCTCTGCATGTCATGCTTCTGTTGATTGTCAATAATGTGGACTAGCTCAATATCTCTGGAAGCTTTCTCAGAATCATTATGATTCAAACATGCCCTTTTCTTTGGTGATAAATCATCTTCTCTTGTTCGAATCAAGTTATTACTTCTAAGTTTGGTCTGTCCATTTAACTCGCCGTTCTTGTGGCTAGGAATAGAGAATTGCCTTTCAGTTGGTTGCTTATACTCCAAAGTATTGTTAGTTTGCTTACTTTCAGCCTCCAGCTCTGACCTTGTGCAAGAACTCTGCATGAGAGGTATCAATTCAGTCCATGAAGAACAGAGtgaagaaatatatctaaatttGGTAAACAGAATGACAGCCCGTTCAACAAAACTTGAAAGGACTACAAGGCATGACGTCTTGAGAAATATTGCAAAATTGATTTAATGGCACATCAACAATCTAATACTTTAAAAATGCCCATTCAACAAAAACTACACGTGTGTACCAGATTCTGATCTGGCAAGCAGCTAAAACATACTTACCTTAATATTTGGCAGATGCACTTCATTTTACCATGCCCAAAAGGACCGAACTGTGAAACTTCGCCAATAAGAAACATTACTGTCATTCAACAAACAGTTCCATTACCCACCTGACTCGGAAAATCTATAAATTAGTTGCCTAACATTAACAGAGATCCAAATGGTTAAATAACACCTCTGACATGGCCTAGCGTCAGCTATACGGTGTGGGTAATGAAACTGCCTTTGGACCAAATATCAGGTGACGGAAATATTGTCGTTCGATCCTGACTGGGCAAAGTAAAATGAACGAGTGCAAATGCCATATGTAACTCACAATAGCATTTTACCAGTCAATCAGAAAATTTAGGCTACCATGAGTGGGTCAAAACGGACATCTAGACAACATTCTGTTCACTGGTTTCAAAACTTACTTGAGCATCACTTTCTTGTTCACTGCATTCTCTATTTTTACGGGACCCATCTTTATTCAAATTATCAACTTTTGTCGCAGCAATCTTCTGTTCAATTCTTTCTGCaagattctcttcttgttgtatATGCTGCACATCAGGCCCACCGTTTGCCTGCAAATAAGGTAAGAGAAATTTAGCGATACTTAATAAATCTCATGACAAGTGCCAAATCTAAGTATGAATGCATAAAGCAAGAGAAGTGCAgtcatgctgagaagaaacaGATATGTCATCTTACCAGTTGTTTTCTCCAAACGTGCTGCCATAAGTTCCTTAACTCATTCTTTCTTATCGGCTTAACAAGGAAATCTGCTGCACCCTTGAGCATGCACTTGAAAACCATGCTTACTGAATCGTGCGAAGACATCACTGGATAACAAACAAAACAACATTAGGATTAGTTGTGAAGTTTAAAAGAAGAGATGCAACATGAGATGGGTGGCATAGATTTAGCCATTTAGGACATACTTATAACGGGGATGTTCTTGGACGCATCATGCTCCATGATTGTGGATAACAGGAGGAACCCAGACATCAAAGGCAGTTCAACTTcagttaaaacaaggtctatGTTGAACGATTTTTCCTTCAGTATGTCCCATGCTTTCACACCATCAGAGGCCGCAGCAACTGCATGAACAAATGTGATGCATAAGGCTGATGCAAAATATCATTTCTGAATTATAAAAAAAGTTGTTACCAGAACAAACTCAATAGTGCAAGTATAATGTAAATTGCATAAAAAGGTAAGTTGATTAATTTAAAAAGATTGTCGACTCCAACCGCAATCCTAACCATGCTAAGCAATTGTGGTAGTACAAGATTTAACAATTTTACTTTTTAATTGTACAATTTTAACAGCAGGTGTCCTCAATCATGAAGGTACTGATAGTTATTGTTCTATTTGATACTAGGCCCATGTGAATTTTAAGCACTGTCCTAATGAGCAGTATGGTAGCAAGACAGCAATGCTCTTTTTAACATTCATCCACTGCAGCACAACAGCAGGCCAGCAATAACACTAGAAGATTCAGGCAGGGAGACTATCCAGTATCTTCAAAATCACTGTCAAATAGAAACCACAATTACAGCCTgacatttttttttttgaaaaagaaaaactgCCTGACAAAAAATTGTCTCGCGGAAAGAGGCGCCATCAGCAAGCACCCTACCATACCCCCATGACTTGCTTTCACACGGTAAAATCACAAGCGACATCCCAAATTTACTGCCCAGAAATACTTCCCATTTCCCAAAATTGGCAACTTTTCACCCCAGGCCAAACAGCGCATGGATTCCGTCCCAACAAACCAATACCAGCAACTCCATTCCACAGACGACTCAGCTCACCATCATACCAGTCTGATTACTGGTTAGCTGCACTTAACCCCAAATTAACCCTACGCACAGCCTACAACATTTACCAGCTGGACAGGCAATCAAGCGAGATGATTCGCGCGCGGAGGCGGTGCGCACCTCGGTAGCCGCACTTGCGGAGCAGCGCGGAGATGACGTGGCGCGTGGAGTCGTCGCCCTCGGCGAGCAGCACCCGCACCGGCATCCTGGGCAGCATCCGCGTCTCCCTgctcgacccctccgccgccgcctcctccccctccccgtCCTCCAAATCCACCACCTTCACCGCCTCATCCGCTCCTTCCCCCATTCTCGCCTCGTCGCTCCTCGCCGGAGTGGAGTCCGGCAACCACTTCTCTCCCTCTTAGCGCTTGCCAATTGGAATTGGGAGTTGGAAGAGACCGGAATTGGTGGGCTGCGAAATCAAATGCCAATGTGTGAGAGAACGACAAAGCCGAAGCGCCGCGGGCTATATACATACACACGACCCCCTCCACAGACAAGTGGGCCAGGAGCTCTCTAGCCCCGCTGATCAGTGGTGCTGGAGGCGGTGGCGGGTGGGCGCGTGAGCTCCCGCGGGCCCGTGAAATATCTGCGGCCACTCGACCGGCGGGCGCGGCCGCCACGTCAGGTGATCGATCTGTAGCCCGCGCGGTTGGACCCATATGGGTCCACGGACCCTCGTGGCCTCGCGATGACGTGGCGGGAGCCTGGTCAGTGGTTGGGATATTTgccgcggcgcgggggcgggagcCGATATTTTCCGGCGAGGGAGGGACACGTGGTAGGCCCGGAGCTAAAGGACCAGATCTACGGCTGGGACAGCGACACGTGGTGGGAGGAGAGGCCGGGAAGGGGGATCGTGTGGCCGAGGACGGGGTGGCCTCCTCGCCTCGTTGGATCGTGCGGTTGTGGTGGAGAGGCGGGGTGGGAATGTTTATTTCGCGGGTGTCAGGTACGCACTGGTGGTTGGCGTTTCGCCTCGGCGGCGATAATATCTTGCGGCTGTGCTGGGAGCCTGGGACTGGAAGAACTCGTGGTTGGTGTTAGATTTGTCTTTTTGGTTTGTTTG is part of the Panicum hallii strain FIL2 chromosome 2, PHallii_v3.1, whole genome shotgun sequence genome and encodes:
- the LOC112881896 gene encoding two-component response regulator-like PRR95, coding for MGEGADEAVKVVDLEDGEGEEAAAEGSSRETRMLPRMPVRVLLAEGDDSTRHVISALLRKCGYRVAAASDGVKAWDILKEKSFNIDLVLTEVELPLMSGFLLLSTIMEHDASKNIPVIMMSSHDSVSMVFKCMLKGAADFLVKPIRKNELRNLWQHVWRKQLANGGPDVQHIQQEENLAERIEQKIAATKVDNLNKDGSRKNRECSEQESDAQSSCTRSELEAESKQTNNTLEYKQPTERQFSIPSHKNGELNGQTKLRSNNLIRTREDDLSPKKRACLNHNDSEKASRDIELVHIIDNQQKHDMQREVDTMRTTSIGNDEKGSIPAHQLELSLRRTDYGKLENQEKNDRRTLNHSTSSAFSLYNCRTASTLGNAGDGQLCSTSETQADVENKNGDSAAPSHDITGTNRPIRVVPFPVPVQGLTFDGQPFWNGTPVASLFYSQSAPPIWNSKTSMWQESTPQATSVQQKSQQNEPNEMGPKPVENTEAQSHISHPSSNGKQLRVEIPKDEARNVSPMTGESGTSTVLDSARNSLSVSGCDSNSNRIPAPTESSNTFKGVPETPSAEGSRHLSQREAALNKFRLKRKDRCFEKKVRYQSRKLLAEQRPRVKGQFVRQDHSIQGS
- the LOC112881177 gene encoding protein SHORT INTERNODES-like; the encoded protein is MHHASDAASFLSAATSADGSLEQQRQLVRGAASSSPRGTGAAGIIRYQDCWLLAKAGCAHPRCRHCCGGRGFACPAHVRPSCSDTPAFPCSEHHQRTLTSTAAVAPLRNPHKRPRPRPPPRAPAATPTTSSVDQPTTAAPGSFAREEVSLDAVFRRVRLGPDGAEVAYHATVTICGRVFRGVLYDVGSRRRRRSSTASTDTAGSSDGSSRSTAGGGLDLTLRL